AAGACAAACTAGATTTTATTCATATTGCCATTTCAGACAATGGTATTGGCCGGGTTGCAGCAGAAAAAATTAAACAGAATAAAGTGCTAAAACGAAAGTCTGTTGGAATTGATATTACCAAAGAACGGCTAGCTAATTTCTCAAAAGACCTGCAAAACTCTTTTGATGTAGAAATTGTAGACCTATATGACGAAAACCATAAACCCTTAGGAACAAGGGTAATACTTCACATTCCTACGATTTAGAATGTTCTGCGGCAATTTGTTCCAATTCTTGGTACCATGCTTCGCCAAACTTTCTAATGAGTGCTTCCTTCACAAATTTGTAAATAGGCACCTTAAGCTCATCGCCTAAAGCACAAGCAGGATCACAAATATTCCATTGATGATAATTTACTGCTGTAAGCTCTGTATACTCGCGTATACGAACAGGGTACAAATGGCATGAAACTGGCTTCTTCCACTTTACTTCTCCTTGGTTATAAGCCTCTTCAATTCCGCATTTTGCAGTTCCATTGTCCGCGAAGACCACATAGGCACACTCACTATCGTTTACCAAAGGTGTTTCCCATTCACCATCATCTCCCTTTACAAAAGCACCCTGCTCTTCTATAGCTTCAATACCTTCCTTTCTAAGAAAGGGCTTTACTTTACTATAGATATCTACAAGAATTTCAGTCTCTTCATCCTCTAAAGGAGCGCCTGCATTACCGTCTACACAACACTGACCCTTACAGGCCGAAATATTACAGACAAAATCGTTCTCGATAATTTGTTCTGACACTATTGTTTTCCCCAATTGAAACATACCCCAGGTTTAGATGGGCAAAGATACTTTTTAAAAGGATTATTAACAGTAATTTATTCTATATCTATGCTTAAAATCGGTTTAATTAAATGTAATTTTGCGAAAAATTTTAAGGTATGGATATACAATTCGATCTTCGAGAAATTGCAACCGCTACCATGGTACTTTTTGCCGTTATTGATATTTTAGGAAGTATCCCTATAATTATTAGTTTACGAAAAAAAGTAGGGCATATTGAATCTGAAAAAGCTTCTATTGTCTCGTTGCTTATTATGGTTGCCTTTCTTTTTGTTGGAGAAAAAATATTAAAATTAATAGGCATAGATGTGTATTCTTTTGCTGTAGCGGGTTCCTTTATTCTATTTTTTCTTGCTCTAGAAATGATATTGGGCATTACGCTTTATAAGGAAGATGAGCCCGAAAGCGCATCTATAGTCCCCATTGCCTTCCCATTAATAGCAGGTGCGGGAACCTTAACTGCATTACTTTCACTACGGGCTGAATTTAGAGTAGAGAACATCATTGTTGCCATTGCGCTAAACACTATTTTTGTATTCCTAGTTTTGAAGTCTTCAAAAAGAATAGAAAGAGTCCTAGGCCAAAATGGATTAAACGTAATTAGAAAAGTATTTGGGGTTATTCTATTGGCCATAGCCGTAAAACTATTTGCAGCCAACGTTAACGAGTTATTCTAGGATATACAGTAAAGAATTAAAAAGTTAAAAATGAACAAGACATTGACCATAATCCTAGTTGTAGCGGCTATTGCACTTATTGCATACAACGTTACTATGATTGATTTTCAAAATCCTTTTAATGGAGATAGTACTATTGCCCTAATTGGGATTGTAGCTTCACTTTGCGCCGTGCTACTACTATTAATTTTCAGGACGAGTAAAAAAATACAACAAAAAGTACAACAAAGGGATTAATTGCTGCTTTCAATAGCTTCCGCTTCTTCTTGTTCTACTACAGGATTATCTAGTTTAAGTATCTCCTGTAACATTTTGTCTTCTTTACTTTTTATTTTTGCATGTATGTTGGCTCCAAACAGTTGTTCTGCCAATGCTGCCTTTAAGTATAGTTTAATGCTGTCTTCATAGTCATAGAAATTCATTCTTAGATTTCTACTGACAGAGTAATCTACAAATTTTTCAAAAAGAATATCATCTACTTTAAAATCATTGATGAATTCTTCTTTTGAAAAAGAATTGTATCGTTTTCTGTCACCATCTAAATGCTCAAAAATAAAATAGGAAAGCCATCCAAAGCTATCCATGCTTTCTACAGCTTCTTCTTCATTAGATCCTATTGGCACAAAAACATCTGGAATAATCCCACCACCACCATACACCACTTTGCCTTTGGGTGTGGTAAATTTTAATGAATCAGCCACTTTTATGCTGTCTACAGTAACCAGCTCACCACTGTGGTACCTATCGGTAAACTTTTTATAGTAGTCGTCATTTCCGTTTTCATAAGACTTCTGAATACTCCGTCCCGTAGGCGTGTAATATCGAGAAACTGTAAGACGTACGGCAGAACCATCACCCAACTCCATCTCCCGCTGTACCAAACCTTTACCAAACGAACGGCGACCAACTATAGTACCTATATCATTATCCTGCAGGGCCCCAGCTATAATTTCGCTTGCAGACGCAGAACGCTCATTGATTAGAACATAGACCGGTTTATCTTCAAACCTACCTTTTGAGGTGGCATGAATTTTATTGATTTTCCCTTTTTTGTTCTTGGTGAAGAGAATCAGCTTTCCATCTTTAAGAAATTCATCTGCCATTTGCTCGGCAACACCCAAATAACCACCAGGGTTATCTCTTAAATCCAACGTTAACTTCCGGGCCCCTTGCTTAATTAATTCGGACAATGCAGATTTAAACTCTTTATAAGTAGACTCCGCAAAACGATTCACCTTTATATATGCCATGTCTTTGGTTAACATATAATAAGATTCCACACTTTTTATGGGAACAATATCTCTTTTTACGTTTACGGTAAATATTTTATCGTCTTCTTTTCTATAGACCTTCAGTTTTACCGAACTGCCTTTTTCTCCTTTTAGTTTACCTACAATATCTTCACTGGCCAAGGCTTTGCCGTACAAGGTATCGCTATCGGCCATTAAAATACGATCGCCGGCTTTTATCCCTTTTAAATAACTAGGTCCCTTTGGCACTGTTCTAATAACTGAAATAGTGTCTTTATAAGGATAAAAATTTATACCAATACCAACAAAATCACCTTTCATATTCTCTGAAACACGATCCATTTCATTTTTAGGAATGTATACGGAATGAGGATCCAGTTTCTCTAAAATCTGATTTACGGTTACATCTACAATACTGTCAGTATCAATATCATCTACATACTCATAATCTATATAATCAATGAGTCTATTGAGTTTGTCTTTTTTGGAATTGGTGGTAAAGAGTTTCTCCGGTGAATCTGCAAAATGCAATTTTCCGCCAACAAAAATACCTAGGGCAAGTGCTGCAGCTATAACGGTAGGCCATATGTAGTTTTGTTGTCGTTTCATAATTATATTGCCTCGTCTACCTCTTCTTCAATTTCGGGTAAATGCACTAATTCTATACCTGCTCGTTCTAAAAATTGTAATCCCGAGTCGTCTTTATAAGCCCGTGTGTATACAACACGTTTTATGCCAGACTGATGAATTAACTTACTACACTCTCTACATGGTGATAGTGTAATATAGAGGGTTGCCCCTTCACAGGATTGAGTAGAAGAGGCTACTTTGCTGATAGCATTGGCCTCAGCGTGTAAAACATACCATTTGGTATACCCTTCTTCATCTTCGCATATGTTTTCAAAACCCGTTGGCGTACCATTGTAACCATCAGATATGATCATTCTGTCCTTTACAATTATGGCACCCACCTGTTTTCTCTCGCAATAGGAAAGCTTGCCCCATTCTTGAGCCATGCGCAGATATGCCTTATCGTATTTTGTTTGTTTTATTTTTTTCATGGACTGCGAAGATACAACAATAGACACATGTGCTAATTATCTTACCTGCAATACAACTAAGATACCCGCTTTTAAAAAGCCCAACAATAATAAGGGGTTAATTTTAAGTGAAAATACTGAGTTGCTATAGCGGAAACGTACGAATGAGCATTGGTATTGTTAGAAGTATTATTAAAATAGATGTAATTACGACGAATAGCACTTTCTTTAATTTCGTAATTGTAATTATAACCCAACTTAGTGCCAAAACCGAAACCACGATGGCAACCTGTGAGAGCTCAATGCCGGCTGCAAAGCCCAAAAGTGGCACTAATTTGCTATCCTCCTCAGCCATAAGCATTCTAAAGTAGTTGCTAAAACCAAAACCGTGAATTAAACCAAATATCAATGTAGCCAGCACATGCCCTTGCATGTTTTTAACCGTCGCCATATTGCGCATAAACACCAGATTAAAAACAGCGGTCATCATTATGGTTACGGGAATCAAAAACTCTATAAGGCTAACATCTACCGTTACGGCGTCATACGCACTTAACGACAGTGACAAGCAGTGAGCTATGGTAAAAACAGTAGCCAACAATACTACTTTCTTCCAGTTTTTAAAGGAGAATGGAACAGCCAATGCTGCTAAAAAAAGAATGTGATCATATGCATTAACATCTAATACATGATTTAGACCCATCCTTATGTAGAACAAAAATTCCTCCATTTTTGAATATCACTTTAGGCTACAACCCTCTTTCTGACTGAATTTCTTCATAGGCCTTTTGAACTTCCTTGAACTTCTCTTCTGCACCTTTCTTAATGGCCTCGTTTTGTGTATTTACGCGATCTGGATGATATTTCTTAGCCATTGTACGGTAGGCTTTTTTAACCTCGTCATTACTAGCAGATTTTTCAATATCAAGTATTTTATACGCATTGTTGACCGATTTAATGAACATAGCCTTAATACTCTCAAAGTCTCTTGCAGTAACTCGCAAATAACCCGCTATTTCACGAATTTTATTTATCTCCGGAGTGCTAACAGAACCATCTGCTTGAGCAATTCCAAATAAAAAGTGAAGCAGTTGCAAACGAACTTCATAACGAGTACGTTGGTTTAAAAACGTACAAATACGCTGTGCCGAAATTTCATGCTTTTTATTAATCTCATTAAATGTTCTAAAAATGGCATTGGCCTTTTCCTTGCCATATGTACTTACAAAGTACTGTCGTACATAATCCATTTCCCGTTGGCTAACCTTGCCATCTGCCTTTATAACTATGGAGCATAAAGACAGTAAATTCAGCTCAAAATCTGCTGGAGATACTTTTTGACGCGTCATGTCTCCAAAAACAGACTGCGCTCCGCCTCCACCAGTAATTTTAAATCCATCAATTAAGCTTCCTACTAGATATCCTAAAATTGCTCCGGGAAACCGAAAAAAATAATATCCAATAATGGCTGCGAACCATTTTATCATATCGTACAAAAAATTTTGGCAAAGATATTAAAAGCGGCAAGAAATAAGCCTCTAAAAGAATAGAGACCTTTTTAAATAAAAATAATTAGCCCACGCTACTATATGCAAAAGCTATTTTATCTAACAAAAAGTTAAGTCCACCAACTAAATGCGACAAAATAAGTATCTTTGTTAACCATATATAAAATATAATAATATGTATCCTGCAGAATTGGTAAAACCTATGAGAGAAGACTTGGCATCAGCTGGGTTTGAAGAATTACATACATCAGAAGCAGTCGAAAATGCAATCAAAAAAGAAGGTACTACTTTAGTTGTAGTAAATTCTGTTTGTGGTTGTGCAGCGGCAAACGCTAGACCTGCGGCTAAGTTAAGCTTACACAACACTAAGAAACCTGACCATATTGTTACGGTTTTTGCAGGTGTTGATATTGAAGCTGTTAATACAGCAAGAAATCTAATGATTCCTTTTCCTCCGTCATCGCCAAGTATGGCTCTTTTTAAAGACGGAGAATTAGTACATATGATTGAGCGTCACCATATTGAAGGTAGACCAGCAGAATTAATTGCCGAAAACTTAGTAGGTGCTTACGAAGAGTTCTGTTAGAACTATTTTGGTGTCTCTAAATAAGAGCGCATAAAAGAATACAAAAAACCGCTTCACAAAGAAGCGGTTTTTTATTTTTGTAGCATGCAAAAGCTACTGGCCTATCCCTTAACCTTCCTTTACATAATTCTTTTCGGATTGTGTTTGCTTGTGTATCACCCCATTCAATGGGTCTGCTTTAATGTTTTTGGGTATAACGCCCATAGAATGAGTGTTGCCTTTCTGAACCTATCACTAATGCGATCAACACATGTTTTAGGTACCACCTATGCTTTTAACAACCCGCATAACATTCCAACCAATAGACCTTTGATTATTGTTCTCAATCATCAAAGCATGCATGATATACCCCCTATTGTATGGTTCATGCGAAAACACCATCCTAAATTTGTCAGTAAAAAAGAACTGGGCAAAGGCATACCCAGTGTATCCTATAATTTAAGACACGGAGGCTCTGTACTTATTGACAGAAACGATAGTAGACAGGCATTATCCGAAATTGCCAAACTAGGCCGTTATATAGAAAAGTACAAAAGAAGCGCGGTAATATTTCCCGAGGGGACCCGTAGCCGTACCGGCCACCCAAAACCGTTTAAAGCCACAGGATTAAAGTTGCTAATGAAAAATGCACCTTCGGCTTTAATTGTACCTATAAGCATCAACAATTCATGGAAAATGCTCAAATACGGTAAGTTCCCTAATGGCATAGGAAATCGTATTACTTTTGATGTACATGACCCTATAGAAGTTAATTCTGATTTTGATTCAGCCTTAGCGAAGGCCGAACAAAGTGTGGTTTCCGGCATAACTTCTTTTAAATCGTAACATGACCAATTCCGAAATAGTAGAACAAACCATTGCTTTTGTAAAAGAAACTTTGCAAGGCGCCGAGGGCGGACATGATTGGTTTCATATTCAACGTGTTTTTAAAAATACACTGCTTATAGCAAAAGAAGAAAAAGTAGATGTTTTAGTGGTTAGTCTAGGGGCGCTCTTGCATGATATTGCAGACGCGAAATTTAATGATGGTGATGAGACTATAGGCCCAAAACTTGCTCAACACTTTTTGACGGACTTGGGGGTGAACAAAGACACCATTGACCATGTTATTAAAATTATCGAGAACATCTCTTTTAAAAATTCCCTTGAAAAAGGAAATAAGTTTTCCTCTTTAGAACTAAAAGTGGTTCAAGATGCAGACCGTTTAGATGCTCTGGGAGCCATAGGCATTGCCAGAGCTTTCAATTACGGTGGATTTAAAAACCGAGAACTCTACAACCCTGATATAGCTCCCAATCTAAAAATGACCAAAGAGGAGTATAAAAAATCTAAAGCACCTACATTAAATCACTTTTACGAAAAATTACTTCTATTAAAGGATAAAATGAACACGGCAACTGGCACAAAGCTAGCAGAGCAACGCCATCAATATATGTTAGATTACCTTGAACAGTTTTATCAAGAATGGGACCCTCTTCAACTAAATACAGGGTTCACAGCATAAAACGCTTAAAAAATCTAACAACGTATTCTTCAAAATTTGTACCTTCAAGTCCAGAACCTAAATCTAATTTTTGAAGATGCAAAGAAGAAAGTTTATCAAGAATGCAGCAGCGGCTTCCACCGTATTTTCCATTGTACCTAGTTTTGTAATGGGTAAAAACCATGTTGCCCCTAGTGACACCCTGTATGTGGGTGCTTTTGGTGTTGGCGGACGTGGCTCAGGAGTTATAAACGGGCTAGACGCCACCGGAAAAGTAAAATTTGTAACCCTCTGTGATGTTGACGATAGAAGAGCGGCAGACACTTACAAGAAATACCCAAAAGCTAAAAGGTATACAGACTATAGAAAAGTCTATGACAAGCACCTAAGTGAAATAGATGCCATTATGGTAGCAACGCCAGACCATATGCACGCCTCTATTGCCCTACCTTTTATGCGCGCCAAAAAACACGCTTATGTTGAAAAACCGTTGACACATAATATCAACGAAGCACGAATGATGACCCAAGTTGCCAAAGAACACGGCATTGTAACCCAAATGGGAAATCAAGGGGCATCAAGTGATGGTAGTCGTGAAGCAAAAGAATGGATAGACTCCGGCATCATTGGAAAGGTATATAAAGTAGATTGCTGGACCAACCGTCCCGTATGGCCACAAGGTGTACCCGCTCCAACTGAAAAACAATCCGTTCCAAAGGGTCTTGATTGGGATTTATGGCTAGGAGTAGCCGCACAGCGAGATTACAATGCAGCCTACCTTCCTTTTAAATGGAGGGGTTTTTGGGATTTTGGAACCGGTGCTCTTGGTGATATGGGATGCCACATTATGGAAACTCCATTCAGTGTACTAAACTTAGGATATCCTACGGAAGCAGAAGCTAGTTGCACAACCAACTGGGTTGGCGATTTTGTGGAAGCGGATTATAGTGAATCTTGCCCTGCATCTTCAATTGTACGATTAAAATTCAATACAGAACAACATGGGGATATTGCCCTAAATTGGTATGATGGCGGACTCATGCCTGATTTACCAGATGAGTTGGCAGATGGCGAAACTATTGGCGATGGCGGCGGTGGTTCTGTTTTTTACGGTACCAAAGGTATTTTAGTGACGGACACCTACTCTCGTAATGCCAGATTGTTACCAAGCAAAAACATGGACATGTTTAAAGCCCCTGCTCCTTATTTAAAGCGAATTGATGGTGATGTTGAAGGTCACCAAAGAAACTTTGTAGAAGGCTGCTTAAATGGCACCGAAACCTCATCTGATTTTAAGAGATCGGGACCACTGACGGAAGCCGTGTTGATGGGCAACTTGGCCATTAAAGCTTTTCAATATAAAAAATTGAAAGAGGGTAAAAAAATTGGCGATTGGGATCCTTTTGAATACCCAGGAAGAAGAAAAATTCTTTGGGATGGTGACAATATGAAGGTAACCAACTGGGATATGGCCAACGAGTGGGTAAAAGGTAAGTATCGTAAAGGTTGGGAGTTAAAATAAACAACTTCAACGTATATAAAAACAAAAAGTCCCGTATTGCTACGGGACTTTTTTTATTCTAAACGGATGAATCAGAACCATCCGTAGTATACTATATTATTACTTACTTCTTTGTTGGCAATTCACGGGTTAACCAACCTCTTTTATTTGCAGTTGCAATAGCATAAGGTGTAATCCAGAACAAACCAAAAGTGAACAAAATACTGTATGAGTATGCCCATACAGATTCTTTAAAGTCATATCGTTTTGCATAAAACAATACCGGGAATGTAGACAGAACCAATATGCTTACAAGCGTAGAGCTTAAGAACAAAAGTGGATGTGTCAAAATAAAGAAGAACATAAAAAATAAAAATGGGTAGCTCATTAGTATTTTAATCGATTGGCTAATGAACAACAAACGCGACCCAAATTTTGAACCTTCTCTAAAGTTTGAAAAGACATACTTAGACATTTCAATATTTTCACGAACATTACTTCTACCCCATCTAATGAACATCTTATAAAGACCTTTGTACTTTTCAGGAACATTGGTATAGGCATATGCATTTCTTTGGAACAAGACATGAAACCCTTGTTTCAATATCATGTTAGTCATGGCACGGTCTTCTCCAATATCTGAAGGTTGTCCCATAAATGTCTGATTTATCCACTCATCCAAACAGTTAAAAACCGCTGTTCTACGGTAAGCCGCTAATGCTCCTGGGGTGCACAATACAGAATTTAAAGAACTTTCTGCAGATCGTACGAATTCAAAACTCTGAACAAAACTTACATCCAACATCTTAGGAAGTAATGCTCTTTTGTTATTTAGAACGCGAATATTACCCGCAACTGCTCCACATTTTTCGTTAACAACAAACGGACTTACTAGGTTACGAAGCGTATCTGGATCTACAATAGAATCACTATCTACAGTTACAAAAATCTCACCGGTACCTTCATTGAAACCTCTGTATAAACCATGGCGTTTACCCATGTTTTTGGGTTGTTGAAAAATGGTTACACGGTCACCCAAAACTTTTTTGGCTTCTTTCATCCAGTGCCATGTATCATCTTTACTACCATCATCAATAGACAATAACTGCAGTTTTTCATGTGGAAAATCACTTTCCGCCAAACTCATCAACGTATCATACACTTGTTTGCCCTCATTATAAGCAGGTACAATTACGGTTACCGTTGGTAATTCTTCATCGGAAACAGAATCAACTACCTTATATTTAAAATATCTGTAAATGATAAATAGAAAAAAGACGGCTTTAAAAATAAAAAGACCAAGAGCCAAATACATAAAACCTTGGCCAAAGGTTGAAGTGGAACGTTCTAGATTGAACTGATTTAAGTCACTTCTTAAAATGTATGACATATAAGCTGCGCCGATCATCAAAACAAAGGTGCTTCCCATAACAAATATGCCCCAAGCGTTTGCTGTTTCAATAAATATTCTAAATTTTTGAATGAAATTCAATTTAGAAGCTGGTGTTAATGTGGTTTCTGGTTTCATATAATGGTATCTGATAATGATGTTCTCAACCTCTTATACGGTAGTTAGTTCTTTATGGATTTTTCATTTACACTATTTTAACAAGAGCAAATGAAATCTAAATTGCGATAACTACTAGTGTTTTACCACCCTTGCGCTATTATCAATAATCTGACCATGGGAAATTTAAATATTTCGATAAGTCCAAGGAAGATCTGTAAGAATACACTAATATTTAAAATTGGCTGTTTTGGCAAGAATAACTTTAACTGTCCATCACAGATAGCCGATATAAATTGAAAATACACGAAAAAAACCATCCTTTTTAAAACTAGAATAGGACGGAAAACACTCTAAATCAAAAAATTGAGAACAATAAAAACCTCACTCGACATTTCTATTGCACTCAAAATTATTACTGAAATGGACTTAAAATGCGTACCCTGCCGAAAGCTGAAAGACGTTGTTTTGACTTTTCCCTCCAGTGAAAGAATCTCCATTAATATTGGTAACACCTTTATTATACCTAAGACTGAAAAAAATATTGTCATTCAGTTTGTAAGATGCACCAATAGCAAAGGCAAAATCTAACGTATTAAAACGATCATCATCTTCCTCATTAGTTGATACTAAAAAACCAACCACTGGTCCTGCTTCGGCACTTAAACCCTCTAAAATGTAATACTTTCCTAAAATCGGTAGGTTTACATAATCCAATTTTAGGTTATTATCACCTGTACCATAATCCCAATTTGTACCTTGTGAAGAATATAGTAGTTCTGGTTGTACAGCTATTTTATCCGAAATTGGAATTTCTGCAACTCCACCCAAGTGAAAGCTGACTTTTGTGCCCAAACTACCTAAACCGGAATAAGCACTACCCCCAATGGAAGCTACGTTAATTCCTCCTTTTACTCCAAACCCAAAATCTTGTGCATTGGAAGAAGTGATTGTTACAAGTGCGGTTAAAAGAAATACTACTTTTTTCATAATCTACATGTTTTGTTTAAATGTTTTCCTTGTTAGTGCCGTACTAACAAAAAGGTTAACATGCTAATCAAAACAATCGTAGCTGTCCATCTTTATATTGCGCATGCAACTCATGGTTAAGAGGAGGGAAAGCCTTATCCTTAAAATACGTATGACGGGCCAAACGTACCAAATCATGAATTTGAGTGGCGATCTTACCTTCTCCTCGGCTACGAACCCCAAACCGACTGTCGTTTAAAGTTCCTCCATGGCATTCCTCAATTTGATGTAATACTTTTTCAGCTTTATCGGGTAGGGCTTTATATATCCAATCCGTAAATACTTGACCTATGGCCCCGTTCAAACGAACTACGGTAAAAGCAAAAGATTTTGCTCCGTTATCAGAAACCGCTTTGGCCAACTTCATAATCTCATGGCTGTTGATTCCAGGTATAATTGGAGCTAACATCGCATTTACAGGAATATTATTTTCAGAAAGTACACGAATGGTCTCCAATCGTTTTTTTATAGTAGTGGTTCTTGGCTCTAAAATGCGCCTTGTTTCTTCAGACAATGAAGTTACAGATACATTAACACCAATCAAACGGTCCTTGGCCAGTTCTTTTAGAATATCCAAATCGCGCAGCACCATGGCATTTTTGGTAATGATACCAACGGGATGCTTGTATTTCAGGAAAATCTCTAAACAAGCACGTGTAATCTCAAACTTTTTCTCGGCAGGTTGATAGCAATCCGTATTTCCTGAAAGGACAATTGTTCTCGCCTCCCAGCGTTTGCTCTTTAATTTAGCTTCTAGCAGTTTTGGAGCATCTTTCTTAATTAAGATTTTACGTTCAAAATCCAGCCCAGCGCTATAGCCCCAAAACTCATGCGTATTGCGAGCGTAGCAATAAATACAACCATGCTCACAACCTTGATAGGGATTCATTGAAAATTGCATACCCACATCAGGACTCGTAACCTTATTAACTATGGTCTTGGGAAAAATTGGAATGTATTGTGTTTTGTTCTTGTCCGCCTCTTCGCCTTCTATACGGCAGAATTCAAGAAAATCGTCTCTTGTTTCATAGACGTTCTGAAGAAATTTGTTATGTACATTCTGTTGGGCTCCACGACCTTTGATATAATCTCCTGATTTCAACTTTTGGATTTATTCCAAATTTATGTAATAAATCCAATTTCTGATTTTAAAATCGGTTATTTAACAGTTACCTCAACCAATTGTTTTTTGGTGCCTCTCTTGGCATAAAATAAAAGATTATCCGAAGCCTCGTCAATAAAAGGTCTGGACACCATTATAGGCAACCTTACCTCTTTATCATCTACCAGCTTCTTGTATGATAGCTCTCCCTCTGCATCTACTTTGATGACGAACATATTTGGATTTCTACTAAAGCCTTGTTTGAACAGAATACGTTCTTTGCTCATTTTCTGCGGATTTTCACCAGAATTGATAAAGAAGTACATGTTTTCTCCTTCACCATACGCTGTATAAGAAGCATACGAAGCATCGCCCTGTGTAACTTCAGCCTTATTAATATTACGAGCCCACTCCATAGTACCAGAAGCATTAAGCTTAGCTAATACAATGTCATTATAATGGTAGCGGTCCACTTTTTTGGTAGCACCTGCACCTATATCTTGTCCCGCGGTTACAAAATACTCCTCCGCACTGAACAAAATATCATTGTTAGGCGTTATGTGGACACTCTTAAAAATAAGGTTCTTAATTTCTGCATCTACTTCACGACCAAATTTATCCAACATAAACTGATCCGAAAATGGATTGTATTTCTTGGTTTTGATATCT
This genomic interval from Zobellia roscoffensis contains the following:
- a CDS encoding DUF3109 family protein, whose translation is MFQLGKTIVSEQIIENDFVCNISACKGQCCVDGNAGAPLEDEETEILVDIYSKVKPFLRKEGIEAIEEQGAFVKGDDGEWETPLVNDSECAYVVFADNGTAKCGIEEAYNQGEVKWKKPVSCHLYPVRIREYTELTAVNYHQWNICDPACALGDELKVPIYKFVKEALIRKFGEAWYQELEQIAAEHSKS
- a CDS encoding MarC family protein; translation: MDIQFDLREIATATMVLFAVIDILGSIPIIISLRKKVGHIESEKASIVSLLIMVAFLFVGEKILKLIGIDVYSFAVAGSFILFFLALEMILGITLYKEDEPESASIVPIAFPLIAGAGTLTALLSLRAEFRVENIIVAIALNTIFVFLVLKSSKRIERVLGQNGLNVIRKVFGVILLAIAVKLFAANVNELF
- a CDS encoding S41 family peptidase; translated protein: MKRQQNYIWPTVIAAALALGIFVGGKLHFADSPEKLFTTNSKKDKLNRLIDYIDYEYVDDIDTDSIVDVTVNQILEKLDPHSVYIPKNEMDRVSENMKGDFVGIGINFYPYKDTISVIRTVPKGPSYLKGIKAGDRILMADSDTLYGKALASEDIVGKLKGEKGSSVKLKVYRKEDDKIFTVNVKRDIVPIKSVESYYMLTKDMAYIKVNRFAESTYKEFKSALSELIKQGARKLTLDLRDNPGGYLGVAEQMADEFLKDGKLILFTKNKKGKINKIHATSKGRFEDKPVYVLINERSASASEIIAGALQDNDIGTIVGRRSFGKGLVQREMELGDGSAVRLTVSRYYTPTGRSIQKSYENGNDDYYKKFTDRYHSGELVTVDSIKVADSLKFTTPKGKVVYGGGGIIPDVFVPIGSNEEEAVESMDSFGWLSYFIFEHLDGDRKRYNSFSKEEFINDFKVDDILFEKFVDYSVSRNLRMNFYDYEDSIKLYLKAALAEQLFGANIHAKIKSKEDKMLQEILKLDNPVVEQEEAEAIESSN
- a CDS encoding deoxycytidylate deaminase; this encodes MKKIKQTKYDKAYLRMAQEWGKLSYCERKQVGAIIVKDRMIISDGYNGTPTGFENICEDEEGYTKWYVLHAEANAISKVASSTQSCEGATLYITLSPCRECSKLIHQSGIKRVVYTRAYKDDSGLQFLERAGIELVHLPEIEEEVDEAI
- a CDS encoding HupE/UreJ family protein, whose translation is MEEFLFYIRMGLNHVLDVNAYDHILFLAALAVPFSFKNWKKVVLLATVFTIAHCLSLSLSAYDAVTVDVSLIEFLIPVTIMMTAVFNLVFMRNMATVKNMQGHVLATLIFGLIHGFGFSNYFRMLMAEEDSKLVPLLGFAAGIELSQVAIVVSVLALSWVIITITKLKKVLFVVITSILIILLTIPMLIRTFPL
- a CDS encoding TerB family tellurite resistance protein; translated protein: MIKWFAAIIGYYFFRFPGAILGYLVGSLIDGFKITGGGGAQSVFGDMTRQKVSPADFELNLLSLCSIVIKADGKVSQREMDYVRQYFVSTYGKEKANAIFRTFNEINKKHEISAQRICTFLNQRTRYEVRLQLLHFLFGIAQADGSVSTPEINKIREIAGYLRVTARDFESIKAMFIKSVNNAYKILDIEKSASNDEVKKAYRTMAKKYHPDRVNTQNEAIKKGAEEKFKEVQKAYEEIQSERGL
- a CDS encoding BrxA/BrxB family bacilliredoxin, with the translated sequence MYPAELVKPMREDLASAGFEELHTSEAVENAIKKEGTTLVVVNSVCGCAAANARPAAKLSLHNTKKPDHIVTVFAGVDIEAVNTARNLMIPFPPSSPSMALFKDGELVHMIERHHIEGRPAELIAENLVGAYEEFC
- a CDS encoding lysophospholipid acyltransferase family protein: MQKLLAYPLTFLYIILFGLCLLVYHPIQWVCFNVFGYNAHRMSVAFLNLSLMRSTHVLGTTYAFNNPHNIPTNRPLIIVLNHQSMHDIPPIVWFMRKHHPKFVSKKELGKGIPSVSYNLRHGGSVLIDRNDSRQALSEIAKLGRYIEKYKRSAVIFPEGTRSRTGHPKPFKATGLKLLMKNAPSALIVPISINNSWKMLKYGKFPNGIGNRITFDVHDPIEVNSDFDSALAKAEQSVVSGITSFKS
- a CDS encoding HD domain-containing protein, producing the protein MTNSEIVEQTIAFVKETLQGAEGGHDWFHIQRVFKNTLLIAKEEKVDVLVVSLGALLHDIADAKFNDGDETIGPKLAQHFLTDLGVNKDTIDHVIKIIENISFKNSLEKGNKFSSLELKVVQDADRLDALGAIGIARAFNYGGFKNRELYNPDIAPNLKMTKEEYKKSKAPTLNHFYEKLLLLKDKMNTATGTKLAEQRHQYMLDYLEQFYQEWDPLQLNTGFTA